The following coding sequences lie in one Rickettsiella endosymbiont of Rhagonycha lignosa genomic window:
- the rpsC gene encoding 30S ribosomal protein S3, with product MGHKVNPVGIRLGITRTSTARWYAKKSRDYADNLYSDLCARKLIEKALLQAGVSSIQIERAARKSKITISVAKPGIVIGKKGEYIDRLREQLEKIMLVPVRLSVVEVKKPELDAKLVAENIAQQLERRVMFRRAMKRAVQTALRLGALGIKINVSGRLGGAEIARSERYQEGSVPLHTFRADIDYSLAEAQTTYGKLGVKVWIYKGEVFDRSKISNIETTEAKTQFLDDRNQKHYSRRRQPASTKHAVNKEIVDEATR from the coding sequence ATGGGCCATAAGGTTAATCCTGTTGGAATACGTTTAGGTATTACCCGAACATCGACAGCTAGATGGTATGCAAAAAAGTCCCGTGATTATGCGGATAATCTTTACAGTGATTTATGTGCTCGTAAACTTATTGAAAAGGCGCTTTTACAAGCTGGGGTTTCTTCAATACAAATAGAACGCGCAGCCCGAAAATCAAAAATAACGATCTCCGTTGCAAAGCCAGGCATAGTGATCGGAAAAAAAGGTGAATACATCGATCGTTTAAGAGAGCAACTAGAAAAAATTATGCTGGTGCCCGTTCGACTTTCCGTAGTGGAAGTGAAGAAACCAGAATTAGATGCAAAATTAGTTGCAGAAAATATTGCACAACAATTAGAAAGACGTGTTATGTTTCGTCGTGCTATGAAACGTGCGGTGCAAACAGCCTTACGATTAGGTGCGCTTGGAATTAAGATTAATGTTTCGGGACGTTTAGGTGGTGCAGAAATTGCGCGTAGCGAACGCTATCAAGAAGGAAGTGTGCCGTTACACACTTTTCGTGCGGACATCGATTACAGTTTAGCAGAAGCGCAAACAACCTATGGTAAATTAGGTGTAAAGGTTTGGATTTATAAGGGTGAAGTTTTTGATCGTTCAAAAATTTCGAATATTGAAACTACTGAAGCTAAAACACAATTTCTTGATGATCGAAATCAAAAGCATTATAGTCGCAGACGTCAACCTGCTAGCACTAAACATGCTGTGAATAAAGAAATTGTAGATGAAGCGACGCGTTAA
- the rplV gene encoding 50S ribosomal protein L22 — translation MEVAAHLKYARLSPQKCRLVANQVRGQTVEKAMQILTMSVKKNAKAIKKVLESAVANAEHNAGADIDLLKVSTIFVDQGPTLKRMHARAKGRSNRILKPTCHITVKVSDENGEKN, via the coding sequence GTGGAAGTTGCAGCACATTTAAAATACGCACGATTATCACCGCAAAAATGTCGGTTAGTAGCGAATCAAGTACGCGGTCAAACCGTGGAAAAGGCAATGCAAATCTTGACCATGAGTGTCAAAAAAAATGCTAAGGCGATAAAAAAAGTTTTAGAATCTGCTGTAGCAAATGCAGAACATAATGCTGGAGCCGATATCGATTTGCTGAAGGTTTCGACTATTTTTGTAGATCAAGGTCCAACTTTAAAGCGTATGCATGCCCGTGCTAAAGGCCGAAGCAACCGCATATTAAAACCAACGTGTCACATTACAGTAAAAGTGTCAGATGAAAATGGGGAGAAAAACTAA
- the rpsS gene encoding 30S ribosomal protein S19: MPRSVKKGPYIQGHLTKKVQATQAASVKRPIKTWSRSSMILPEMIGLTIAVHNGRDFVPIYITENMIGHKLGEFSITRTFRSHRAADKKAKGADEKK, translated from the coding sequence GTGCCACGCTCAGTAAAAAAAGGTCCATATATACAGGGACATTTAACGAAAAAAGTACAGGCAACCCAAGCCGCAAGTGTTAAGCGACCTATTAAAACATGGTCGCGTAGCTCTATGATTTTGCCTGAAATGATAGGTTTGACTATAGCGGTTCATAATGGTCGTGACTTTGTTCCTATTTATATTACCGAAAATATGATAGGTCACAAATTAGGAGAGTTTTCTATTACACGAACTTTTCGTAGCCATAGAGCAGCTGATAAGAAAGCCAAAGGCGCAGATGAAAAAAAATAG
- the rplB gene encoding 50S ribosomal protein L2 produces MPSKKANPTSPGRRFVVEISKVGLHKGKPHSSLLAPKPKRGGRNNQGRITTRHQGGGHKQQYRLIDFKRDKEGISGRAERIEYDPNRTAHIALILYPDGERRYILAPNDLKVGMQVDAGPEALIRPGNSLPLRNIPVGTVLHAIELKPGKGAQLARSAGAYVQLIAREGDYATIRLRSGELRKVPVECKASIGVVSNNDHNLRSLGKAGASRWRGIRPTVRGVAMNPVDHPHGGGEGKTSGGRHPVSPTGLPTKGYKTRRNKRDAKMIVQRRKKK; encoded by the coding sequence ATGCCTAGTAAAAAAGCAAATCCTACCTCGCCAGGTCGACGCTTTGTCGTTGAGATTTCAAAAGTGGGTCTACATAAAGGTAAGCCGCATAGTAGTTTATTAGCTCCAAAACCTAAAAGGGGTGGGCGTAATAATCAAGGTAGAATTACTACACGTCATCAAGGCGGAGGTCATAAGCAGCAGTATCGTCTAATCGACTTTAAGCGCGATAAAGAAGGAATCAGCGGACGTGCTGAAAGGATAGAATACGATCCAAATCGTACTGCGCACATTGCTTTGATTTTGTATCCAGATGGTGAGCGTCGTTATATTTTGGCTCCGAATGACCTCAAAGTCGGTATGCAAGTCGATGCTGGGCCGGAGGCTTTGATCCGCCCCGGAAACTCATTGCCTTTACGCAATATCCCTGTTGGGACAGTATTACATGCTATTGAACTGAAACCTGGTAAAGGAGCTCAATTGGCACGTAGTGCTGGGGCGTATGTACAGCTCATTGCACGTGAGGGAGATTATGCTACTATACGGCTGCGATCGGGAGAGCTACGAAAAGTACCTGTCGAATGTAAAGCGAGCATAGGTGTTGTCAGTAATAATGATCATAATCTGCGTTCGTTAGGGAAGGCAGGAGCATCCCGTTGGCGTGGAATTCGTCCTACCGTTAGAGGTGTGGCGATGAACCCGGTTGATCACCCGCATGGTGGTGGTGAAGGTAAAACTTCAGGTGGTCGACATCCGGTGAGTCCTACGGGTCTTCCAACCAAGGGTTATAAAACGCGCCGCAATAAACGCGATGCAAAAATGATTGTGCAACGACGTAAGAAGAAATAA
- the rplW gene encoding 50S ribosomal protein L23, producing MMNIALTQQLRRFKLIQRPHLSEKSTMLADKHRQFVFKVLKNANKSEIKQAVESLFNVKVNAVQLLNVKAKTRRFKQVEGQLKGWKKAYVSLKEGYDIDFTGTK from the coding sequence ATGATGAACATTGCCCTAACTCAGCAGTTGCGCCGATTTAAACTTATTCAACGGCCACATTTATCAGAAAAATCTACGATGCTGGCAGATAAGCATCGACAGTTTGTGTTTAAAGTATTAAAGAATGCAAATAAGTCAGAAATTAAACAAGCGGTAGAATCATTGTTTAATGTAAAAGTAAATGCTGTTCAACTTTTGAATGTAAAGGCCAAAACTCGTCGCTTTAAACAAGTTGAAGGTCAGTTAAAGGGCTGGAAAAAAGCTTATGTGAGCTTGAAGGAAGGCTATGACATCGATTTTACCGGAACAAAATAG
- the rplD gene encoding 50S ribosomal protein L4, whose amino-acid sequence MQVALVTKNGSNQELQLSETVFGCRFNEPLVHQVVTAYLAGGRQGTRAQKNRAAVSGGGKKPWKQKGMGRARAGTIRSPLWRSGGVTFAASTQDFSQKVNKKMYRAAMRSICSELLRQGRFIVLESFELENAKTRDLVAKLHNLKIDQKVLIVLEEVNENTYLAARNVHKVELTDVEAINPVNLIHYEKILITAPALKQIEELLA is encoded by the coding sequence ATGCAAGTGGCTTTAGTAACAAAAAATGGCTCGAATCAAGAACTGCAGTTATCAGAAACTGTTTTCGGATGTCGATTTAATGAGCCTTTAGTCCATCAAGTTGTCACTGCTTACTTAGCAGGTGGACGGCAAGGTACGCGAGCGCAGAAAAATCGTGCTGCTGTAAGTGGTGGTGGAAAAAAACCTTGGAAGCAAAAGGGTATGGGTCGTGCAAGGGCAGGTACTATTCGTAGTCCGCTTTGGCGTAGTGGTGGTGTTACTTTTGCAGCAAGCACGCAAGATTTTTCACAAAAAGTAAATAAAAAAATGTATCGTGCAGCGATGCGATCCATTTGTTCGGAGCTTTTACGCCAAGGAAGATTTATTGTTTTAGAATCGTTTGAACTCGAAAATGCTAAGACTCGTGATTTAGTTGCAAAACTACATAATCTCAAGATCGACCAAAAAGTACTTATTGTTCTTGAAGAAGTTAATGAAAATACTTATTTAGCAGCAAGAAATGTACATAAAGTAGAATTAACTGACGTGGAAGCTATTAATCCAGTTAATTTAATTCATTATGAAAAGATATTAATCACAGCGCCTGCTTTAAAACAAATTGAGGAACTCTTAGCATGA
- the rplC gene encoding 50S ribosomal protein L3, which translates to MTMGLIGRKCGMTQIYAENGSAIPVTLIEVLPNRIVQIKTKERDGYESVQVTTDKKSSSRLNKAEAGHFAKANVEPGKGLWEFQLNGDDSEFLKDLSLGKEITVDQLFKLGTWVDVTGTNKGKGFAGVIKRHHFATQDATHGNSLSHRAPGSIGQRQSPGRVFKGKKMCGQLGNHRCTIQSLEVVKVDPERHLLHIKGAVPGAPGGHVIIKPAVRKKNKRNQG; encoded by the coding sequence ATGACAATGGGTTTAATCGGTCGAAAATGTGGTATGACACAGATATATGCTGAGAATGGTTCAGCAATTCCTGTTACGCTCATTGAAGTACTGCCTAATCGTATCGTTCAAATTAAAACGAAAGAGCGCGATGGGTATGAATCTGTTCAAGTAACCACAGACAAAAAATCTTCTTCACGTCTAAATAAAGCTGAAGCAGGTCATTTTGCTAAGGCCAACGTTGAGCCTGGAAAAGGTCTCTGGGAATTTCAATTAAATGGCGATGATAGTGAATTTTTAAAGGATTTATCATTAGGAAAAGAGATTACAGTTGATCAATTATTTAAATTAGGCACATGGGTTGATGTAACTGGAACTAATAAGGGTAAAGGATTTGCGGGTGTCATTAAGCGACACCATTTTGCTACACAAGATGCAACGCATGGTAATTCGCTTTCACACCGTGCACCCGGTTCTATAGGTCAGCGTCAATCGCCAGGTCGTGTGTTTAAAGGGAAGAAAATGTGTGGACAGTTAGGAAATCACCGTTGCACTATTCAATCTTTAGAAGTAGTTAAGGTCGATCCTGAACGGCATTTGTTGCATATTAAGGGAGCGGTGCCTGGAGCGCCGGGCGGGCACGTAATTATAAAACCCGCGGTACGAAAAAAGAATAAACGAAACCAAGGTTGA
- the rpsJ gene encoding 30S ribosomal protein S10: protein MSLKSPDLRIVLLAFDHRLIDATTKEIVNSLKRTGAIISPLPLPTHKKKCTLNTSPHVDKDARDQYEIRTHKRLIDVYASTDKTVDALKYLEALPSNVEIQVKIMSDKKEKSEKKDK, encoded by the coding sequence ATGTCTTTAAAAAGCCCAGATTTGCGTATTGTCCTACTTGCGTTTGACCATCGATTAATCGATGCAACAACAAAAGAGATTGTGAATTCATTGAAAAGAACAGGAGCTATTATCTCTCCGCTACCTTTGCCGACACATAAAAAGAAGTGCACGCTTAACACTTCACCCCATGTCGATAAAGATGCACGGGATCAATATGAAATACGTACGCATAAACGTTTAATAGACGTTTATGCTTCGACTGATAAAACAGTAGATGCACTCAAGTACCTTGAAGCTTTACCTTCCAATGTTGAGATTCAGGTAAAAATTATGAGTGATAAAAAAGAAAAAAGCGAAAAGAAAGATAAGTAA
- the tuf gene encoding elongation factor Tu: MATGKFVRNKPHLNVGTIGHVDHGKTTLTAAITKCMAEKFGGEAIAFDKIDKAPEEKARGITISTSHVEYESDKRHYAHVDCPGHADYVKNMITGAAQMDGAILVVSAADGPMPQTREHILLARQVGVPNIVVFMNKCDMVDDAELLELVEMEIRELLSKYEFPGDDIPIIRGSAKKALEGDCEGGGVYALVKAMDEYFPEPVRDTDKPFLMPIEDVFTISGRGTVVTGRVERGIVKVGDAVQVVGLRAVQDTAVTGVEMFRKLLDQGEAGDNIGALIRGLKREDVERGQVLAKPGTVEAWVEFEAEIYVLTKEEGGRHTAFMNNYKPQFYFRTTDVTGTIKLPEGSEMVMPGDNVKISVTLMNEYGVAMEQGLRFAIREGGKTVGSGVVSKLIKKGKKA; this comes from the coding sequence ATGGCCACTGGAAAGTTTGTACGAAATAAGCCCCACTTAAACGTGGGAACTATAGGCCACGTTGATCATGGTAAAACAACATTGACGGCAGCGATTACCAAATGTATGGCAGAAAAGTTTGGTGGTGAAGCGATTGCGTTTGACAAAATTGATAAAGCTCCTGAAGAAAAAGCACGTGGGATCACTATTTCGACCTCGCACGTAGAGTATGAAAGTGACAAACGTCACTATGCTCACGTTGACTGTCCTGGTCACGCCGATTATGTCAAAAACATGATCACTGGTGCAGCACAAATGGATGGTGCAATACTCGTGGTGAGTGCAGCAGACGGTCCTATGCCACAAACACGTGAGCACATCTTATTAGCGCGACAAGTAGGCGTGCCTAATATTGTAGTATTTATGAATAAATGTGACATGGTAGATGACGCAGAGTTATTAGAATTAGTAGAAATGGAAATTAGAGAATTGCTTTCTAAATATGAATTTCCAGGCGATGATATTCCAATTATTCGTGGATCGGCAAAGAAAGCATTAGAAGGTGATTGTGAAGGTGGTGGTGTTTATGCATTGGTTAAAGCGATGGATGAATATTTCCCAGAGCCTGTTCGTGATACCGATAAACCATTCTTAATGCCAATCGAAGATGTATTTACCATTTCAGGTCGTGGAACAGTAGTAACCGGTCGTGTAGAGCGTGGGATTGTAAAAGTAGGTGATGCTGTGCAAGTGGTGGGTTTACGAGCTGTACAAGATACCGCAGTTACCGGTGTGGAAATGTTTCGTAAGTTATTGGATCAAGGTGAAGCGGGCGATAACATTGGTGCGTTAATCAGAGGATTAAAACGTGAAGACGTAGAGCGCGGACAAGTTTTAGCTAAGCCAGGTACAGTAGAAGCTTGGGTAGAGTTTGAAGCTGAAATTTATGTGTTGACTAAGGAAGAAGGTGGTCGTCATACAGCATTCATGAATAACTATAAGCCACAATTTTATTTCAGAACGACTGATGTAACCGGAACGATTAAACTTCCTGAAGGATCAGAAATGGTTATGCCAGGCGATAACGTCAAGATTTCAGTAACACTGATGAATGAGTATGGTGTTGCTATGGAACAAGGTTTACGTTTTGCTATTCGTGAAGGTGGAAAAACTGTAGGGTCTGGCGTTGTTTCTAAACTTATTAAAAAAGGTAAAAAGGCCTAG
- the fusA gene encoding elongation factor G: MRVDRQTPIERYRNIGIIAHIDAGKTTTTERILFYTGVSHKLGEVHEGTAIMDWMAQEQERGITITSAATTCFWDGMAHQFPQHRINIIDTPGHVDFTIEVERSLRVLDGACVVFCAVSGVEPQSETVWRQANKYQVPRLAFVNKMDRAGANFLRVVEQIAKRLGGRPIPIHIPIGAEEKFEGVVDLVQMKAIYWDESTQGMRFEYRDIPEALKAECEAWHEKLIETVAEASEEMTEQYLNGEKFTIDEIKKAIRLLTLDNKIVPVLCGSAFKNKGVQAMLDAVIEYLPAPNDVAAIKGVLDDANQTVAERPPLDGAPFAALAFKIATDPFVGSLVYFRVYSGVVKSGDGVYNPVKSKKERIGRIVQMHANTREEIKEVRAGDIAAAVGLKYTTTGDTLSDPNNIITLERMEFPEPVISVAVEPKTKADQEKMSIALSKLAQEDPSFRVRVDEESGQTIISGMGELHLEIIVDRMKREFSVEANVGKPQVAYRETIRKAVEQEGKFVRQSGGRGQYGHVWIKLEPLEAGKGYEFENAIVGGVIPREYIPAVDKGIKEQLENGVIAGYPVVDVKVTLFDGTYHDVDSSEMAFKIAGSMAFKEGARKASPVLLEPIMKVEVVTPEEYMGDVMGDLNRRRGILQGMEDLPAGGGKMIRAEVPLSEMFGYATDLRSATQGRATYTMEFGKYNEAPANVADGIIRKKDDSK; this comes from the coding sequence CTGAGAGTGGATCGACAAACACCCATAGAACGCTATCGAAATATCGGTATTATTGCCCATATCGATGCGGGGAAGACAACAACAACAGAGCGTATTTTATTTTATACTGGTGTATCTCATAAACTTGGTGAGGTCCACGAGGGCACCGCCATTATGGATTGGATGGCTCAGGAACAAGAGCGCGGGATTACAATCACCTCGGCCGCGACCACCTGTTTTTGGGATGGTATGGCGCATCAATTCCCCCAGCATCGTATCAATATCATTGATACGCCTGGCCACGTTGATTTTACTATTGAGGTTGAACGTTCGCTACGCGTACTGGATGGAGCTTGTGTCGTTTTTTGTGCCGTGAGTGGTGTTGAGCCGCAATCTGAAACGGTATGGCGTCAAGCAAATAAATATCAAGTACCGCGTTTAGCTTTTGTAAATAAGATGGATAGAGCGGGCGCTAATTTCTTGCGTGTCGTTGAGCAAATAGCCAAGCGTTTAGGCGGGCGTCCTATTCCTATCCATATTCCGATAGGCGCAGAAGAAAAATTTGAAGGCGTTGTTGATTTAGTGCAAATGAAGGCTATTTACTGGGATGAAAGTACGCAGGGTATGCGTTTTGAGTATCGAGATATTCCCGAGGCTCTAAAAGCTGAGTGCGAAGCATGGCATGAAAAGCTGATTGAGACGGTCGCTGAAGCCTCTGAAGAAATGACAGAGCAGTATCTCAATGGTGAAAAGTTTACTATCGATGAAATCAAGAAAGCTATTCGTTTATTGACCTTAGATAACAAGATTGTTCCTGTGCTATGTGGTTCTGCCTTTAAGAATAAAGGCGTGCAGGCTATGTTAGATGCTGTTATAGAGTATCTCCCGGCCCCTAATGATGTTGCGGCGATTAAAGGTGTTCTCGATGATGCTAACCAGACCGTTGCTGAAAGGCCGCCTCTTGATGGCGCCCCTTTTGCAGCGCTTGCGTTTAAAATTGCTACAGATCCTTTTGTCGGTTCGTTAGTGTATTTTCGAGTCTATTCAGGCGTAGTAAAAAGTGGCGATGGTGTTTATAACCCAGTTAAAAGCAAAAAAGAGCGTATAGGGCGTATCGTGCAAATGCATGCTAATACGCGTGAAGAAATTAAAGAAGTTAGAGCAGGCGATATTGCTGCAGCGGTTGGGCTGAAATACACCACGACGGGTGATACACTTTCAGATCCAAATAATATTATTACCTTAGAACGTATGGAGTTTCCTGAGCCGGTTATCTCCGTTGCGGTAGAGCCTAAAACCAAAGCTGATCAAGAGAAAATGTCTATTGCTTTGAGTAAGCTTGCCCAAGAAGATCCTTCTTTTCGTGTGCGAGTAGACGAAGAATCAGGTCAAACCATTATCTCTGGTATGGGTGAGTTGCATTTAGAGATTATTGTCGATCGAATGAAACGAGAATTCAGTGTCGAAGCCAATGTAGGTAAACCACAAGTCGCTTATCGAGAAACAATACGCAAAGCAGTTGAGCAAGAAGGAAAATTTGTTCGCCAAAGTGGTGGTCGTGGTCAGTATGGTCATGTATGGATTAAGCTGGAGCCATTAGAAGCGGGTAAAGGTTACGAGTTTGAAAATGCTATTGTTGGTGGGGTTATTCCTAGAGAGTATATTCCAGCTGTTGATAAAGGAATAAAAGAGCAATTAGAAAATGGTGTGATAGCGGGCTATCCGGTCGTCGATGTTAAAGTAACACTTTTTGATGGTACTTATCATGATGTCGATTCCAGCGAAATGGCTTTCAAAATTGCAGGTTCAATGGCTTTTAAAGAAGGGGCACGTAAAGCCTCACCCGTCTTGCTAGAGCCGATTATGAAAGTTGAAGTGGTGACACCTGAAGAGTATATGGGTGATGTCATGGGTGATTTGAATCGTCGTCGTGGTATTTTGCAGGGTATGGAAGATTTACCTGCAGGTGGCGGAAAAATGATACGTGCTGAGGTTCCACTGTCAGAAATGTTCGGTTATGCCACTGACTTACGTTCAGCGACTCAAGGACGTGCTACCTATACGATGGAGTTTGGTAAATATAACGAAGCTCCCGCTAATGTTGCGGATGGTATTATTCGTAAAAAAGATGATAGTAAATAA
- the rpsG gene encoding 30S ribosomal protein S7, giving the protein MPRRRVAAKRVILPDPKFKSELLSKFINSVMKNGKKAVAEKIVYGALERLDARLRDKSKKADRDEETGGEGAGKQGFDADALLDIFDQALDNIRPNVEVRARRVGGSTYQIPVEVRPSRRTALAMRWLKVAASQRSEKTMAQRLSAEILDAYDNKGIAVKKREDTHRMAKANQAFAHFRFG; this is encoded by the coding sequence ATGCCAAGAAGACGTGTTGCTGCTAAGAGGGTTATCCTCCCTGATCCTAAATTTAAAAGCGAGTTATTGAGTAAATTCATTAATTCAGTGATGAAAAATGGGAAAAAAGCTGTTGCGGAAAAAATCGTTTATGGCGCTTTAGAGCGATTGGATGCCCGATTAAGAGATAAGTCTAAAAAAGCAGATAGAGATGAAGAGACGGGCGGAGAAGGTGCTGGTAAACAAGGTTTTGATGCAGATGCATTACTCGATATTTTTGACCAAGCATTAGATAATATCCGACCGAATGTAGAGGTAAGAGCCCGACGTGTGGGTGGTTCAACCTATCAGATTCCGGTTGAAGTGCGTCCATCGCGGCGTACTGCCTTAGCGATGCGTTGGCTTAAGGTGGCAGCGAGTCAACGTAGCGAAAAAACTATGGCGCAACGCTTGTCGGCAGAAATTTTAGATGCTTATGACAACAAAGGCATCGCAGTGAAGAAACGAGAAGATACGCACCGTATGGCTAAAGCTAACCAAGCTTTTGCTCATTTCCGGTTCGGCTGA
- the rpsL gene encoding 30S ribosomal protein S12: protein MATINQLVRKPRVQRRTKSMVPALGECPQKRGVCTRVYTVTPKKPNSALRKVARVRLTNGMEVTTYIGGEGHNLQEHSVILMRGGRVKDLPGVRYHVVRGALDTSGVSGRKQGRSKYGAKRPKDK, encoded by the coding sequence ATGGCCACAATTAACCAGTTAGTACGAAAACCGCGTGTACAAAGACGCACTAAATCAATGGTGCCTGCGCTGGGTGAATGTCCCCAAAAGCGCGGTGTTTGCACCCGTGTCTATACAGTTACACCTAAAAAGCCGAACTCAGCTTTACGTAAAGTGGCGCGGGTGCGCTTAACCAATGGGATGGAAGTAACGACTTATATCGGTGGTGAAGGCCATAATCTCCAGGAGCACTCAGTTATTCTGATGCGTGGCGGACGAGTAAAAGACTTACCCGGTGTTCGATATCACGTGGTGCGTGGCGCTTTAGATACCTCAGGGGTGTCAGGCCGAAAACAAGGGCGTTCTAAATATGGTGCTAAAAGGCCTAAAGATAAATAA